A genomic segment from Malaclemys terrapin pileata isolate rMalTer1 chromosome 1, rMalTer1.hap1, whole genome shotgun sequence encodes:
- the LAMP1 gene encoding lysosome-associated membrane glycoprotein 1, protein MARIGGGRWLLLAAVLLVFLQMSSSAFEVTDQSGKVCIIANLSVSFSVEYSTKSGQQLAADFTLAQNAEVLANKSSCGKENASAPVLAIGFGAGHLLQMNFTKTSKLYSVDELTFLYNLSDTTVFPNSTGGKNEVSQKTNIQADLDTRYRCFSTNRMNMSNVTITLSNVTLQAYLVNHTLSGNETVCAADKIPTTPVAPTTTSQTPTSQAPTSPPQNPMTGKYNVTGTNGTCVLAHMGLQLNVTYLRKDGKTGLEVLNFVPVNTSFSGSCNHSSAFLSLTFGKTRLVFHFLLNTSTDKFFLHGVDVTTTLPSEAKETKLEAVNSSMSELRAKLGNSYKCNAEEKLWVTDHVFVNVFDVQVQVFKIDENKFGAVEECQLDENNMVIPIIVGAALAGLVLIVLIAYLIGRKRSHAGYQTI, encoded by the exons TGTTTTTACAGATGTCCTCGTCAGCATTTGAAGTGACAGATCAGAGTGGTAAAGTCTGCATAATAGCTAATCTGTCAGTGTCCTTCTCAGTGGAATACAGCACAAAGAGTGGTCAACAG CTGGCAGCAGATTTCACACTTGCACAAAATGCTGAAGTACTGGCAAACAAAAGCAGTTGTGGTAAAGAGAATGCATCGGCTCCTGTACTGGCGATTGGATTTGGAGCAGGACATTTGTTACAAATGAATTTCACAAAGACCTCAAAGCTGTACAGCGTTGATGAGCTAACGTTCCTTTACAATTTGTCCGATACAACTGTGTTCCCCAACTCAACTGGAG GAAAAAACGAGGTTTCGCAAAAAACTAATATTCAAGCAGACTTGGACACAAGATATAGATGTTTCAGTACCAACCGGATGAATATGTCGAATGTGACCATAACTCTTAGCAATGTTACGCTTCAAGCATATCTTGTGAATCATACCTTAAGTGGAAATG AAACTGTGTGTGCTGCAGATAAGATACCCACTACTCCTGTAGCCCCTACAACTACTAGCCAGACACCTACAAGCCAGGCACCAACCTCCCCTCCACAAAATCCAATGACTGGGAAATACAATGTGACTGGTACAAATGGAACCTGTGTACTTGCTCATATGGGGCTGCAGCTTAATGTGACGTATCTAAGAAAAGATGGAAAG ACTGGATTGGAGGTTCTGAATTTTGTTCCCGTGAATACATCTTTCTCTGGGAGCTGTAACCATTCCTCTGCCTTTCTGAGCCTGACTTTTGGGAAAACCAGACTTGTATTCCATTTCCTACTG aatacaAGTACTGATAAGTTTTTCCTGCACGGTGTCGATGTGACCACAACTTTGCCTTCTGAAGCTAAAG AAACAAAGCTGGAAGCTGTTAACAGCAGCATGAGTGAGCTGAGAGCTAAACTGGGGAACTCCTATAAGTGTAATGCAGAGGAGAAACTTTGGGTCACAGACCATGTCTTTGTCAATGTATTTGATGTTCAGGTCCAGGTTTTCAAGATCGATGAAAACAAATTTGGAGCAG TGGAAGAATGTCAGCTGGATGAAAATAACATGGTGATCCCTATAATTGTTGGCGCAGCCCTTGCTGGACTTGTCCTGATTGTCTTGATTGCTTATTTGATTGGCAGAAAGAGAAGCCATGCTGGATATCAAACAATCTAA